The proteins below are encoded in one region of Telopea speciosissima isolate NSW1024214 ecotype Mountain lineage chromosome 10, Tspe_v1, whole genome shotgun sequence:
- the LOC122641940 gene encoding uncharacterized protein LOC122641940: MQNLRDKVMASKAGKSAVKTIGEYQYPWREKLAKYKDELSKGVWGHWHLGAWKPLGISARHRARLRKEVLLAGEEDWPYDPERKEMRTKRKGHKCDRISAAKRANTAELMKKMPEMLLDYKKRRWEKKMKEEDAKESD; encoded by the coding sequence atgCAGAACTTGAGAGATAAGGTAATGGCAAGCAAAGCAGGAAAATCCGCAGTGAAAACGATTGGGGAGTATCAGTACCCATGGCGGGAAAAGTTAGCAAAGTACAAAGATGAGCTCTCAAAAGGGGTTTGGGGGCATTGGCACTTAGGGGCATGGAAGCCACTTGGCATTAGTGCCCGCCATCGGGCACGCCTTCGCAAGGAAGTCCTCCTTGCAGGTGAGGAGGATTGGCCATATGATCCAGAAAGGAAAGAGATGAGGACCAAGAGGAAAGGGCACAAGTGCGACAGAATATCTGCAGCGAAAAGGGCAAATACTGCTGAATTGATGAAGAAAATGCCGGAAATGTTACTGGATTACAAGAAGCGCAggtgggagaagaagatgaaagaggAGGATGCAAAAGAGTCAGACTGA